In Candidatus Omnitrophota bacterium, a genomic segment contains:
- a CDS encoding metallophosphoesterase has translation MKYAIMSDIHSNLEALKATLKDVQSFKPDKILCLGDVVGYGAQPAEALELTRKAVEDSGGVCLAGNHDHAVVEMTDVTYFNAYAVAAVDYARAHLGQEALKYLAALPLVKEMGDFVLAHASLEIPERWDYIMNTSSAQPSLRKLKSSMLFIGHTHLPGVCREEKKWESVSEGRVELIPGEKIVVNVGSVGQPRDGRHEACWVLFDDKIGELYFRRVNYNVQKTQEKILKAGLPDVLAKRLSLGR, from the coding sequence ATGAAGTACGCGATCATGAGCGACATCCATAGCAATCTTGAGGCCTTAAAGGCGACGCTCAAGGATGTCCAGAGTTTCAAACCGGACAAGATCCTCTGCCTGGGGGATGTGGTGGGCTACGGAGCACAGCCCGCTGAAGCCCTTGAGCTCACGCGAAAAGCGGTGGAGGACTCTGGGGGCGTGTGTCTGGCCGGCAATCATGATCATGCAGTTGTTGAGATGACAGATGTGACATATTTCAATGCTTATGCAGTTGCTGCGGTGGATTACGCGCGCGCGCATCTGGGCCAAGAGGCCTTGAAATATTTGGCTGCCTTGCCATTGGTTAAGGAAATGGGGGACTTCGTTTTGGCCCATGCATCTCTGGAGATTCCCGAGCGTTGGGATTACATTATGAATACCTCCAGCGCCCAGCCCAGCTTGAGAAAATTGAAATCGTCGATGCTGTTTATCGGGCACACCCACTTGCCGGGCGTGTGCCGCGAAGAAAAAAAGTGGGAGTCTGTTTCCGAAGGGCGCGTGGAACTGATTCCCGGCGAAAAGATTGTCGTGAATGTGGGGAGCGTAGGCCAGCCGCGGGATGGGAGGCATGAAGCCTGCTGGGTTCTCTTTGACGACAAAATAGGGGAGTTGTATTTCCGGCGGGTAAACTACAATGTTCAGAAGACACAGGAAAAAATTCTTAAGGCAGGATTACCTGATGTATTGGCCAAGCGTTTGAGCTTGGGTCGCTAA
- a CDS encoding FHA domain-containing protein, producing MPKLVVKGGEHRGVTFPLGGAAAVVLGRDPQLPCCVPDPLVSRRHAEIALRNGKFLLCDLDSKNGTYVNGDRISTHELSFGDQIRVGSTELLFIRVHEEDALAKVRVPVSFTPCVFEDQVEVLASEALFQSPESAENYSSALVKFHRNVLSLEDPARLRYEILDAAVEILGCAKGYLLVWNQGEEEFLCVAGRGLEPEGGPLQLLLPGGESQALLKGNEALLKGNEALLTCRGNSQGTPDSLTALWAPMTHGNRSAAYLYLERGGNGAGFSETELRLFARLAEQSAVSLSKSHLFSRLTLLDREFQHRWEQVLETEKFAALRRLADNVGHEINNPLSSIICAAQMLLRELSETEAGPRTQEEVRGLAKMIESEAKQCSGIATKLLKFSRQGLGSTALVDLNKVLKACVEKIQGPLEARKGSVELRLQEDLDRIEGDAQGLAEAFGHLLDNAVEAIPIGGSVKVISRNVPEGGVEVFVEDSGPGIPESQIQRLFEPLFTTKDKGFRTGLGLSSCRYLIESHAGCVEVANGESGGARFRIWLPRG from the coding sequence ATGCCGAAATTGGTGGTCAAGGGAGGAGAACATCGGGGGGTGACCTTTCCGCTGGGGGGGGCCGCTGCGGTCGTCCTGGGCCGTGATCCCCAACTGCCTTGTTGTGTTCCCGACCCCCTGGTGAGCCGGCGGCATGCCGAAATTGCCCTCCGCAACGGCAAGTTCCTCCTCTGCGACCTGGATTCCAAAAACGGGACCTATGTGAACGGCGATCGCATCAGCACTCATGAACTGAGCTTTGGAGACCAAATTCGTGTCGGCAGCACGGAGTTGCTTTTTATTCGAGTCCATGAAGAGGATGCTTTGGCTAAGGTGCGCGTCCCGGTTTCTTTTACGCCGTGTGTGTTTGAAGACCAAGTTGAAGTTCTGGCTTCGGAGGCGCTTTTTCAAAGCCCGGAGTCCGCGGAGAATTACTCCTCCGCCCTGGTCAAGTTCCACCGGAATGTCCTTTCATTGGAGGACCCTGCGCGCTTGAGATACGAAATTCTCGATGCAGCAGTGGAAATCTTGGGTTGTGCCAAAGGTTATCTCTTGGTTTGGAATCAAGGTGAGGAGGAGTTCTTGTGTGTCGCGGGCAGGGGTTTGGAGCCTGAAGGCGGGCCTTTACAACTTTTGCTGCCCGGAGGGGAATCGCAGGCCCTGCTCAAAGGGAATGAGGCCCTGCTCAAAGGGAATGAGGCCCTGTTGACTTGCAGAGGAAATTCTCAAGGCACTCCGGATTCCCTGACGGCTCTATGGGCTCCGATGACTCACGGGAATCGCTCAGCTGCCTATCTTTACTTGGAACGCGGAGGCAATGGGGCCGGGTTTTCGGAAACGGAGCTCAGGCTTTTTGCGCGATTGGCAGAGCAGTCTGCCGTGAGCCTGTCCAAATCTCATCTCTTCAGCCGTCTGACTTTGCTGGACCGGGAATTCCAGCATCGCTGGGAACAGGTGTTGGAGACGGAAAAGTTCGCTGCTTTGCGGCGGCTGGCCGACAATGTGGGCCATGAAATCAACAATCCACTCAGCAGCATTATTTGTGCTGCGCAAATGCTCCTCCGGGAACTTTCCGAGACAGAAGCAGGGCCCCGGACCCAGGAGGAAGTGCGCGGTCTGGCCAAGATGATTGAATCCGAAGCCAAGCAGTGTTCGGGTATTGCCACCAAGCTCCTGAAGTTTTCCCGCCAAGGCCTGGGTTCAACGGCCTTGGTGGACCTCAACAAGGTGCTGAAGGCCTGTGTGGAAAAGATCCAGGGGCCGCTCGAGGCCAGGAAGGGTTCGGTCGAACTCCGTCTGCAAGAGGATCTGGACCGGATTGAGGGAGATGCCCAGGGGTTGGCGGAAGCCTTTGGACACCTTCTGGATAACGCGGTTGAGGCTATTCCTATCGGAGGCTCGGTAAAGGTGATTTCCCGAAATGTTCCGGAAGGGGGCGTGGAGGTCTTTGTGGAAGACTCGGGCCCGGGAATCCCGGAGAGCCAGATCCAGCGACTGTTTGAGCCGCTTTTCACCACCAAGGATAAGGGATTCAGGACAGGATTGGGCTTGTCAAGTTGCCGGTATCTTATCGAGTCGCATGCGGGGTGTGTTGAGGTAGCCAATGGGGAGAGTGGTGGCGCTCGCTTTAGAATCTGGTTGCCCAGAGGCTAG
- a CDS encoding tetratricopeptide repeat protein — protein sequence MARLKLITTLFLVIFALSSSVVFYGESSSAAAVSPTSGPLFNLAPLSPQNLREPSLSRLLAALAEDFDASWREDESMRRLGVLAAEILDTDSFAHCTTDLQRGIAVARHLNSPEGIAMVTGTQGTSPDYFYLTPVLRNRRASAQGLGLVFLCLADQLGLDTTPFKKTEGISIFVQDGPRLLRIDCTDRGLLYEVQPGDLGLEHVSSGIPMVAGSEISAFTWAAHAMQLAASGRMRAAQEAAGQALQLDASAVEAEFVLGWIWMCHGGYEKAVRHFSEVIRQDPYYAPAYSLRGLALSNLGRFKQALSDSFRAKALRPDNRVYLENQAAIYEALGQSNRALLTRKRSL from the coding sequence ATGGCAAGACTCAAGCTCATAACCACTTTATTTTTAGTAATTTTTGCGCTTTCCTCCAGCGTTGTCTTTTATGGTGAAAGTTCCAGCGCTGCGGCCGTTTCTCCCACTTCAGGCCCCCTGTTCAATTTGGCTCCATTAAGTCCTCAGAATTTGAGAGAACCTTCGTTAAGCCGCTTGCTTGCCGCTTTGGCCGAGGATTTTGACGCCTCCTGGCGTGAAGACGAGTCCATGAGACGTCTGGGCGTCCTGGCCGCGGAAATTCTTGATACGGATTCTTTTGCGCACTGCACCACGGACTTGCAACGCGGCATTGCCGTGGCCCGGCACCTCAACAGTCCGGAGGGGATTGCAATGGTCACCGGCACCCAAGGCACAAGTCCGGACTATTTTTATTTAACGCCTGTGCTGAGGAACCGGAGGGCGAGTGCGCAGGGCCTGGGTCTGGTCTTCCTTTGCTTGGCGGATCAATTGGGCCTGGACACCACTCCGTTCAAGAAGACTGAAGGAATTTCAATTTTTGTGCAGGACGGGCCCCGCCTGCTGCGCATTGATTGCACAGACCGAGGTTTACTGTATGAGGTGCAGCCGGGGGACTTAGGTTTGGAGCACGTGAGTTCAGGGATTCCCATGGTCGCCGGCTCGGAGATCTCGGCCTTTACCTGGGCGGCCCACGCAATGCAGCTGGCGGCTTCCGGACGCATGCGCGCAGCCCAGGAAGCTGCAGGTCAAGCTTTGCAGCTCGATGCTTCGGCTGTGGAGGCGGAGTTTGTGTTGGGCTGGATCTGGATGTGTCACGGCGGTTATGAAAAAGCAGTCCGGCACTTCAGCGAGGTGATCCGGCAAGACCCCTATTATGCACCGGCTTATAGCCTTCGGGGTTTGGCCCTCTCCAATTTGGGGCGTTTTAAACAGGCCCTTTCCGATAGCTTTCGCGCCAAGGCTTTGCGGCCCGACAACCGGGTTTATCTTGAGAACCAGGCGGCCATTTATGAGGCCTTGGGCCAGTCCAACCGGGCTCTTCTGACCCGTAAAAGGTCCTTATAG
- a CDS encoding adenylate/guanylate cyclase domain-containing protein: MALVSIFLLNLFGGDFYSSFQLKTFDWAFRQRGVQHQAPEILFVEMDQHAIETLGRWPWPRQTFARIIETLGQLGAKQILFDVLFTEPQQLTVDGDFVQEGVGFQRGKAAIQDFIAQASGLVSGGTATPEESVAYLGQISSALDQIESDVQRTLNEAVRNDDAILSRAVASSGNVYLGNRMQVIYTEEDLARHRAYLALKAHLAKALIDDPTLDQEGLLAVAGAYPAYSRLFDTEELERIARRFRIRNFLIRDLSVPLEALAYHLGETPDEELRSDLGWVRHELLTEKIRPLLEANPNAEVTEIMWTLQDADESLFNYMMTDPSSDHTLGVVYEAVRKKQIFLKRFGIQGELAVDSPYVSIDLDAPMVLFSKVCAGSGYLNAVPDSDGVIRRVPLFLNYEGYAVPQLAMGALMDYLSVDRTRVRASKGEGFVLPSARLPNEVQPRDLFIPTDSMGCLMINWADDWGPGFAHLSCAAVYRLWEMQQNVTHNQNLLREEGSGQIQEQLAQDRLVLRQLRTRLGPIVEGKICIVGLTAPGTHDYGPIPLASNYPVVGTHANLLNTILTESFLGEAGPKEQFAWAALWVLLAVLLLPRLSAFQGLGFVTSLSVASVFSSLLIFKSHGLWIDALNPLIGLGLTFVGVTSYSFMTEEKEKRFIKKAFGHYVSGNVMEEILSDPSKLNLGGARKNLTVLFSDVRGFTTISEQMSPEEVVLLLNEYLDEMTQIIFRNNGTLDKYVGDEIMAVFGAPSVEEVKNHAELAVRTALQMVERLKELQIQWSAAGRHVLDMGIGINTGEMIVGNMGSKSLMDYTVIGDAVNLGARVEALTRGFDCHIIITEFTLADVENLVEVEYLDSVQVKGKSQFVKVYKLLGLKQD, translated from the coding sequence ATGGCCCTTGTCAGCATTTTCCTTCTTAACCTCTTTGGCGGGGATTTCTACTCTTCCTTTCAACTCAAAACCTTTGATTGGGCCTTCCGGCAGCGGGGTGTGCAGCACCAGGCTCCGGAAATTCTTTTTGTGGAGATGGACCAGCATGCCATTGAAACTCTCGGACGCTGGCCCTGGCCCAGGCAGACTTTTGCGCGCATCATCGAGACTTTGGGCCAGCTGGGCGCAAAACAGATCCTCTTTGACGTGCTCTTCACCGAGCCGCAACAGCTGACCGTGGATGGCGATTTCGTGCAGGAGGGCGTGGGGTTTCAGCGGGGAAAAGCCGCAATCCAGGATTTCATTGCCCAGGCATCCGGACTCGTTTCCGGCGGGACAGCGACTCCTGAGGAGTCCGTTGCATACCTTGGGCAGATTTCTTCAGCTTTGGATCAGATTGAGAGTGATGTTCAGCGCACGTTAAACGAGGCTGTACGCAATGATGATGCGATCCTTTCCCGTGCCGTGGCTTCCTCCGGTAATGTGTATTTAGGTAACCGGATGCAGGTTATTTATACGGAGGAAGATCTCGCCCGCCACAGGGCCTATCTGGCGCTCAAAGCCCACCTGGCCAAGGCCTTGATTGACGATCCCACACTGGATCAGGAGGGCCTCCTTGCTGTGGCAGGGGCCTATCCGGCGTATTCCCGTCTGTTTGACACAGAGGAATTGGAGCGCATTGCGCGTCGCTTTCGGATTCGCAATTTTCTTATCCGCGATCTTTCCGTTCCTTTGGAAGCCTTGGCCTATCATTTGGGAGAGACACCTGATGAAGAGCTGCGCTCGGATTTGGGATGGGTGCGGCACGAACTCCTGACCGAGAAAATCCGGCCTCTGTTGGAAGCCAATCCCAATGCCGAAGTGACCGAGATCATGTGGACTCTGCAGGATGCCGATGAATCGCTCTTCAACTATATGATGACCGATCCAAGCTCCGACCATACTTTGGGGGTGGTCTATGAGGCCGTGCGTAAGAAGCAAATATTTTTGAAGCGCTTCGGCATTCAGGGGGAGTTGGCGGTAGACAGTCCGTATGTCTCGATTGATCTGGATGCTCCGATGGTGCTCTTCAGCAAGGTCTGCGCGGGAAGCGGTTACCTCAACGCAGTTCCTGATTCCGACGGTGTTATCCGGCGTGTGCCTCTGTTTCTCAATTACGAAGGTTATGCTGTGCCGCAGCTGGCCATGGGCGCTCTGATGGATTACTTGTCGGTGGACCGGACGCGGGTCCGGGCATCAAAGGGGGAGGGCTTTGTTTTGCCTTCCGCCCGTCTGCCTAACGAGGTCCAGCCGCGGGATTTGTTTATCCCGACCGACTCCATGGGTTGTTTGATGATCAATTGGGCCGATGATTGGGGGCCGGGTTTTGCCCATCTTTCATGTGCGGCTGTGTATCGCTTGTGGGAGATGCAACAGAATGTGACTCACAATCAAAATCTTCTGAGGGAAGAAGGAAGCGGCCAAATTCAGGAACAGTTGGCTCAGGACCGGCTCGTGTTGCGGCAATTGAGGACACGCCTGGGCCCGATAGTGGAAGGCAAAATCTGCATTGTGGGTTTGACTGCGCCGGGGACTCACGACTACGGACCGATTCCTTTGGCCTCTAATTACCCGGTGGTGGGCACGCATGCCAATCTGCTCAATACGATTCTGACGGAGAGCTTTCTCGGCGAGGCCGGCCCCAAAGAGCAATTTGCTTGGGCAGCGTTGTGGGTCTTGCTGGCAGTGCTTCTTCTGCCGCGCCTTTCCGCCTTTCAGGGCTTGGGTTTTGTGACCTCCCTGAGTGTGGCCTCGGTCTTCAGCTCACTCTTAATTTTTAAGTCTCATGGCTTATGGATTGATGCCCTGAATCCTTTGATTGGCTTGGGGCTGACCTTCGTGGGAGTGACATCGTATTCCTTTATGACGGAAGAAAAGGAAAAGCGATTTATCAAAAAAGCCTTTGGCCACTATGTGAGCGGCAATGTTATGGAAGAGATCTTGTCGGATCCCTCGAAACTCAACTTGGGCGGCGCGCGTAAGAACTTAACAGTTCTCTTTAGTGATGTGCGCGGATTTACCACGATTTCCGAACAGATGTCTCCGGAAGAAGTCGTGTTGCTTCTGAATGAATACTTGGACGAGATGACTCAGATCATTTTTAGGAACAACGGGACGCTGGACAAGTATGTGGGCGATGAAATCATGGCGGTGTTCGGCGCGCCTTCGGTTGAAGAGGTGAAGAATCACGCGGAGCTTGCAGTGCGGACTGCCCTCCAGATGGTTGAGCGCCTCAAAGAACTTCAAATCCAGTGGAGTGCAGCGGGCCGGCATGTGTTGGATATGGGCATAGGCATCAACACAGGCGAAATGATTGTCGGCAACATGGGCTCCAAGAGTCTGATGGATTACACGGTCATCGGAGATGCCGTGAATCTGGGTGCGCGTGTCGAGGCCCTGACCCGCGGGTTTGATTGTCATATCATCATTACGGAATTTACCCTGGCTGATGTGGAAAATCTTGTGGAAGTCGAGTATTTGGACTCAGTCCAGGTCAAGGGAAAGAGTCAGTTCGTCAAAGTCTACAAGCTGCTGGGTCTTAAACAGGATTGA
- a CDS encoding GAF domain-containing sensor histidine kinase yields MAARKKITKKPARKTSTPGESAHLRKQIHTLLTVSQLVGSMHDYEKLLRLIMKEASETVGAEASSIALYRAKTRTLHFTVALGEKGKAAQEIVVKLGQGIAGTVGQTRKPLNVKDVSKDKRFHQKADKQTGFRTRSILAIPVEHQGKLLGVLEVINKRRGACFTIEDRKMLEIVAGQAGIALENARIYKDLADKHADLIKTHKELLAAEAKLVQAERLSAVGQVANTIVHDLKNPMASVKSFCQLLEKGMLEGEEVKQFSHDIIQEIDHLVDMTRDILDYSRGEYKLNISAVAVGGFLESTLSFMKRTVERRGIEVVTEVGYSGEARMDPDRLRRVILNLCGNAADIMIDGGTLTVRSRQNGDKLRIEIQDSGPGVPVDLRQTLFQPFVTKGKSHGTGLGLAISKKLVNDHGGEIWVESQTQEEGEPTWTKFILELPLC; encoded by the coding sequence ATGGCTGCCCGCAAAAAGATTACCAAGAAGCCCGCCCGGAAAACTTCAACACCCGGGGAATCCGCGCATCTGCGCAAGCAGATCCACACCCTCCTGACCGTTAGCCAACTTGTTGGATCCATGCATGACTACGAAAAATTATTGCGCCTGATCATGAAAGAGGCCAGTGAGACTGTGGGGGCAGAGGCGAGCTCTATTGCCCTGTACAGGGCCAAGACCCGCACCCTGCATTTTACCGTGGCCTTGGGGGAGAAGGGCAAAGCCGCGCAGGAGATCGTGGTGAAGCTGGGCCAGGGGATTGCGGGTACTGTGGGGCAGACCCGGAAGCCGCTCAACGTCAAAGATGTGTCCAAGGACAAACGCTTCCATCAAAAAGCCGACAAGCAAACCGGGTTTCGAACGCGCAGCATTCTTGCTATTCCAGTGGAGCACCAAGGCAAGCTACTGGGAGTCTTGGAAGTCATTAATAAGAGACGCGGGGCCTGTTTCACAATCGAAGACCGCAAAATGCTCGAGATTGTCGCCGGTCAGGCGGGCATTGCGTTGGAAAACGCCCGTATCTACAAGGATTTGGCGGACAAGCATGCGGATCTGATTAAGACTCACAAGGAGCTGCTGGCTGCCGAGGCCAAGCTGGTGCAGGCGGAGCGGCTCTCGGCTGTGGGCCAGGTGGCCAATACGATTGTGCATGATTTGAAAAACCCGATGGCCTCGGTCAAGAGCTTCTGCCAGCTTTTGGAGAAGGGAATGCTGGAGGGAGAAGAGGTCAAGCAGTTTTCGCATGACATTATTCAGGAGATTGATCACCTGGTGGACATGACCCGGGATATTCTGGACTACTCCCGCGGCGAGTACAAACTCAATATTTCCGCTGTGGCGGTTGGCGGGTTTCTGGAGTCGACGCTTTCCTTTATGAAACGCACGGTTGAGCGCCGGGGCATTGAGGTGGTGACCGAAGTGGGATACTCAGGGGAGGCGCGCATGGATCCGGACCGGCTGCGCAGGGTTATCCTCAATCTTTGCGGGAATGCAGCGGATATCATGATTGACGGCGGCACTTTGACAGTGCGTTCGCGCCAGAACGGAGACAAACTGCGTATTGAGATCCAGGATAGCGGGCCCGGTGTGCCGGTGGATCTAAGGCAAACGTTGTTCCAGCCCTTTGTGACCAAGGGGAAGTCCCACGGGACGGGCCTGGGCCTGGCTATTTCCAAGAAGCTTGTGAATGATCACGGGGGCGAAATTTGGGTGGAGAGCCAAACTCAGGAAGAAGGCGAACCCACCTGGACGAAGTTCATTTTAGAGCTTCCATTGTGCTAA
- a CDS encoding response regulator, producing the protein MATILIIDDDEILHKFLRQILGKEGHQVEEAFDGMTGLEMARSCKPDLILLDLELPRLNGHKVCQILKADKNYQSIPIIMMTASLQHEDKQWAEKTGANHYFTKPFDLEQLTGTIKELLAQAQNAEG; encoded by the coding sequence GTGGCTACTATCCTTATTATTGATGACGACGAAATCCTGCATAAGTTCCTGAGACAGATCCTGGGCAAAGAAGGGCATCAAGTGGAAGAGGCCTTTGACGGCATGACGGGCCTGGAAATGGCCCGCTCCTGCAAGCCTGATCTTATTCTTCTCGACCTGGAACTCCCGCGCCTCAACGGCCACAAGGTCTGTCAAATTCTCAAGGCAGACAAAAACTACCAAAGCATCCCCATTATCATGATGACAGCCTCTCTTCAGCACGAGGACAAGCAATGGGCTGAAAAAACGGGCGCCAATCACTACTTCACAAAACCCTTTGATCTGGAACAGCTCACCGGAACCATCAAAGAGCTCCTAGCCCAAGCACAAAACGCAGAGGGCTGA
- a CDS encoding type II/IV secretion system protein, translating to MSDQDAPQANKSAQEVLSPEDIESHPLIQALLNKNLINGGQVADLVEAHQSTHDPLDKLLVDKHIISEEQLGPFLATQMDIPFIDLKTFIIEPEVLATLPEALARKYNLVPLFRIKDSLTLAMVDPLNVPAIEEVQKVTGCVVDTMLANRSSLLQCLDQHYGTGDSMEELVEITQELDDGENEEGFDASDVQKMTDDPPLIRLVNLLLLQAIDQKASDIHIEPTEKNVRVRFRLDGILHEAKTLPKNIQFPVTARLKIMSEMDTIERRKPQDGRISIRVRDRGVDLRVSTFPTGLGEKIVMRILDKSGGVPKLTDLGFQEDVLETFNQLIKRPNGIILVTGPTGSGKTSTLYSALDAINTVEINIMTLEDPVEAAIPGLNQGQVNPKVGMTFSAGLRSILRQDPNVVLVGEIRDDETAEIAIRASLTGHLVFSTLHTNDAPSAITRLIDIGVKPYLVSSSVLGILAQRLVRKVCVKCAKKGPPDEKLCRLLGIDPKKEFSGEVPIAKGCEECHQTGYKGRMGLMELFVPDEKSRRAIVDGVDDTRLKADAVERLEMKTLKMDGIEKVRLGFTTLSEVLTATSD from the coding sequence ATGAGTGATCAAGACGCACCCCAGGCAAACAAAAGCGCTCAGGAGGTCTTGTCCCCTGAGGATATTGAAAGCCATCCCCTGATCCAAGCCCTGCTGAACAAAAACCTGATCAACGGAGGCCAGGTCGCGGACCTCGTGGAAGCCCACCAATCGACCCACGATCCGCTGGACAAACTCCTTGTAGACAAACACATCATCAGCGAGGAACAGCTCGGCCCCTTCCTGGCCACACAGATGGATATCCCCTTTATCGATCTGAAGACATTCATCATCGAACCCGAAGTGCTGGCTACCTTGCCGGAGGCCCTGGCGCGCAAATACAATCTTGTCCCGCTTTTCCGAATCAAGGATAGCTTGACTTTGGCCATGGTGGATCCTCTGAACGTGCCGGCCATTGAGGAAGTGCAAAAAGTCACGGGTTGTGTGGTGGACACCATGCTCGCCAACCGTTCCTCCCTCCTGCAGTGCCTGGACCAGCACTACGGCACAGGCGACTCCATGGAGGAGCTGGTGGAAATCACGCAGGAACTGGATGACGGCGAAAACGAGGAGGGTTTCGACGCTTCGGACGTCCAGAAGATGACCGATGATCCGCCGCTTATCCGGCTGGTGAACCTGCTGCTTTTGCAGGCCATTGACCAAAAGGCCAGCGATATCCATATCGAGCCCACAGAAAAGAATGTGCGCGTTCGCTTCCGCTTGGACGGCATCCTGCACGAGGCCAAGACACTGCCCAAAAATATTCAGTTCCCGGTGACCGCGCGTCTAAAGATCATGTCCGAAATGGATACCATCGAGCGGCGCAAGCCCCAGGACGGCCGTATTTCGATTCGCGTGCGCGACCGGGGAGTGGACCTTCGTGTCTCGACCTTTCCCACGGGCTTGGGCGAAAAGATCGTTATGCGTATTTTGGATAAGAGCGGGGGAGTGCCCAAACTCACGGACCTGGGCTTTCAGGAAGATGTGCTTGAGACCTTCAATCAGTTGATCAAGCGCCCCAACGGCATCATCTTGGTGACCGGCCCTACGGGCAGCGGTAAAACTTCGACTCTTTACTCCGCGCTGGACGCCATCAATACCGTGGAAATCAATATCATGACCTTGGAGGATCCGGTGGAAGCCGCAATCCCCGGGCTGAACCAAGGGCAAGTCAATCCTAAGGTGGGTATGACTTTTTCGGCCGGGCTCCGGTCCATTCTGCGTCAAGATCCCAATGTGGTGCTCGTGGGGGAGATTCGCGATGACGAAACCGCGGAAATCGCGATCCGGGCCTCCTTGACCGGCCACTTGGTCTTCAGCACCTTGCACACCAACGATGCGCCTTCGGCCATCACCCGCCTGATTGATATTGGTGTAAAGCCTTATCTGGTAAGCTCTTCCGTACTCGGAATCCTGGCTCAGCGTCTGGTTAGAAAGGTCTGCGTCAAGTGCGCCAAGAAAGGCCCCCCTGACGAAAAGCTCTGCCGCCTTCTGGGCATTGACCCCAAGAAAGAATTCTCCGGAGAGGTGCCGATTGCCAAAGGCTGCGAAGAATGCCACCAAACCGGGTATAAGGGACGCATGGGTCTGATGGAACTTTTTGTTCCGGACGAAAAGTCCCGGCGGGCCATCGTAGATGGGGTGGACGACACACGCCTCAAGGCAGACGCTGTCGAGCGCCTTGAGATGAAGACTCTCAAGATGGACGGAATTGAAAAGGTGAGACTGGGCTTCACAACCCTGAGTGAAGTCTTAACCGCAACCTCAGATTAA